The Megalobrama amblycephala isolate DHTTF-2021 linkage group LG1, ASM1881202v1, whole genome shotgun sequence genome segment CTAtttttcatttggctgtaggctgaaattatattcaacccgccaaagtggctagtgggagtggctgtcttacccgccacagctgaaatctacccgcatttggcgggttggcgggtgttaatgtcaagccctgcaaaTAACCAATAatcagttttatatattatatttcacgTCTCTGATTACATTCCCCTCCAGTGGCCGTAGCTCTCAGAGTAATATGACATGTTGCGCTCTGTCTCAATTGCCtatatccacttttgtgtccttaaactcttgttttttttgtggttaACAGCTTATAAATGTTATGTAACATGGTGTGTAGAAACTCTCACGATGTTTAATAACAAAATACACAGGAAccatattttgtttaatttgtgtaattttatttttctccaaCAGCTCATacctatccaccttattcctatGCCCTATGAACCTTTGCGCAAATTATGGGTGTAAATTCCGTTAAGATGTAATCTCAAAGAATGGCTTGCTCTAATgcaataatgcatttttttaactgggtacaatgagatgacattattgcactcacccttcaaccaacgaacattaaaaggacatttaaaattgtaaaagcATCATCAAGGTACTTTCAATAGACCGTGTGCGAAAAGTGcgattctttccacagcaataatGGACAGGTTAAATATAACTATAGTGatatatatctgtattatgtaaaatacgttgcattaataaaaaatgtttatgaaCTGCAGCATTGcgtgatactatttcaaagtgatttccgtcatttttacagataataaattgtatttacaggtttgtgaaaacaaacctggatttggggagaaaaacgagagattcttgcattccagtgaattattaatggtaTTTATATCGGGAGAACAGACCACATGTTGTCCTTTCTCATACTATTACTGCTTTATGCAAAgggacaaaagaaaataatcacgaggatagaaagcagcgactgaaaagagctcttgccatagatattcttgttaAATATCAAGCGTTATgttattctcatgatgtctgaaaataaaacatgaaaggaaaattgacagctcattcagtttaactgatggataagctttatttgaaggccaaccttatgatttgaaattatccgtttcagtctttttgaatggaagttccccaaaccggaAGTTCCACCCATAATTCAAAACAGTAGGCTCATCAGGAATAAGTTGGATaggattttatatatttttgccCCGTTGATCCACTGTGATTTCTATTTGTCATTAAAGAAAGTAGCTAAATTTGTCACTTTCATTCATCTATCATCATTTAAtcactattatagtattttaatttatattatatttatttacaaaagtaGCTACATTATGCCATCATAACTCAAAAACTCATGTTTTTGTTTGATGAGGGTGTTCTGAATGAGCAATGTTAAAGATGTtatttttagttcatgtttGATATTAAGTATTTTATGGACTTATTCCATTTATACACCATTTTCCAatttcaaaatgttcatttttagccgtaagaaaatatattcaatGTCAACAACACGGCATGACGTACTTGTCACTCATAAGCGTCACCAGCAGCGGGAACGCCCTCTAGCGACCGAACTCTCCGGACACTGCCGACATGCAGCGACTGAAGTCGGGAAATTTACAGTTATTAGTGCTGGACAAACGGCCCGGGAATATGATTAACGCTTTAGTTTGGTTCTGTTTGTGCTTGTGTCGTCTGGTCGGTAAGttatgaatgtatttttatgagTTTACTTCTTACTGTTTCAAAAATGTTACAATATTATATCCTAGTAAaactatttcttttttatttatttttttttttttttttttttggcctatTGATTACCATTAGTATAACCATACAAAAACCATAGTTAAACTATGTTTTTTGTAACAAATCCATTGTTAATTTGTGGTTGGaataactacaataaccatgtttttatattttatcatatAAAACTTTTCTCAGACATATGTTTACAAAATTAggctaattttatttattagttttttagtGTAGTGAGTAATTTCGCTGAACTAGAAATATACCAAAACAGTTTATCTTGTTGTAAAACTCTGGAAATTCACATTGATATCAATGTTATAAaattaacatgttttcaaaagacatTAAGCTAATTTAAGGTGGTTTATAACATTAAATTTTCTCagtataaaaaattaattataacttgtcaagtgaataaaattaaatcagttTTGTTTCACTTCTGTTAGCACACAAAAATGAGTGCTGAAGAAATATCACGTGacactcaaaatgaagaatcgCAATGGGAACAAATCATTTCAGAACCACAAAAACAGTTTGACTGAGTTCTGCAGTCATTATAAACAGCATATATCTTTTAATAAACAGGATATTTATTGTACATAtggatgttttatgttttatggaTTGGAGTCCTTGATTATTGTGTGTGATTTAATATGCTGTGTGTGCCTCAGAGCctcaataaaatgtttttcaattaTACTGAACATCCTTGTTGTGTCATTTTATGTCACAGCTGGTCTgttggtgtgaacactaatgaAGTTATCATTATGGTCATCTTTGTAGTTATCAGCTTTGTGAACAGTCTGTgataaaatatgtttgttttctagATGTGACAGATGCAGTGAagacagtgtcagtgatggcgggagattctgtcactttaAACACTGAAGTACAGAAATATTTGTTGATAATGTGGAGGTTTGGAAACACAAGAATCGCTGAAGTCAACAGACTCACACAAACCAACTCGACATACGACGGtcctgatgggagattcagagacagactgaagctggatcagACCGGATCTCTGACCGTCACTAACACCAGAACCACAGACTCTGGACTTTATACAGTAACAGTTATCAGCAAAGACACCAGTTATAAGAGTTTCAATCTTACAGTCAACGGTGAGTAAACCATTACTTCATTTGAATTATAGGCTATTTGTCAttgtgatattttaaaatgtgtcttATATTCCTTCCTTACATCCACATTTTATGATATTGGCTACTTTAATTACattgaaacacatttttgtaaataaagatcAGAAGTGTGTCTTTACTAGAATCACCAGAAAGATCATCAAGCTCAAACCGTGTGGCCAATTCAACCGTCAGTCAAACTGAGAATAATTCAGGTACATCACTGATGATATTAGCAGAACTGTGTTCAGGGAAATCACATTGCCTTCCCAATGGATGCTTGAACTCTGTTTTTGATGCTTGAACTGTTTTTCAGACCACATCTGTTGTGATTTCACTGAAGCCGTGATCCGATTGGCTGTCTCTGCTCTGGTGGCCATGCATTCATTTGCTATTTGATTAATCTTAATGActctaaacaaaataataattagcaacACAAATGATGGCATAGAATGATCTCAGTTCTGCTGTATCCTTGAAATGAATCTCACAGAGGCGATTGGTGCacatttttgattttatttaataaagatTTGGTTTAACAATAGTGTGGAGCTTGTTTTTATGTCTGTTCTACTGTACTTTTATAATGTCATAAAACGATACAATTCACACAGCAGTTGTGTGGATGTGAGATTTACTGTTTCACACTTGCAGGTAAGTTTGCGAGTAGAAGTGAAACTTGCTGTGGTCTCAGTTGTTTACATCTTTACAGAAGATGTCAAATATATAAAGTGCTATGAGCTGAGACAGGGCTGGCGTCTGTGGGTGTTTCTGTGGTCCGCCTTCTCGTTGAACGTGAGCAGATTTGAAAGCAAAGAGCTCAAAAGTGATTACAGATGTGTGAAATGCATCCCCATcctcacttaaaggattagtccacttttaaataaacttttcctgataatttactcaccccaatgtcatccaagatgttcatgtctttctttcttcaatcgaaaagaaattaaaaagtttttgatgaaaacattccaggattattctccttattgtggacttcaatgggcaccaaacagttgaaggtcaaaattaatttcattgcagcttcaaattgttctacatgaattcaaatagaggagaagaagaagagagctagttcaagatgagcatttatgattaaaacatataattttcaatttttttcagaaaatgagtgatggtttcactagataagacccttatttctcatctgggatcgtgcaGAACAATTTGAAGCGATAATGGCGATAGTAACTCTGATAATCGTTCTGAGAGAAAACTGGACCatgaacaacattttttttttttgccttttctacgtgtaaaaacacCAAGGGAAGCAGGTCGAGGAGATGACGAGTCTGACTCTCACGCCGCTCGTGAATTAGCAGAACTTGAAAGGGGAGATTCAAATGCTTAACAAGAATGAAGAAACGCTTAATTCTGTACATATCAGTTAAAGCATACTGTGTGGAGAACGCGCTGCGTTCATATTCAGGGCTCATCTGCACATCTTTTAATATAATGTCATAATACACTAAGCCAGCGTTTTTAAAATGTGCCCTTGCAGGGAGTCACTACTAAACTGTTGACAAGCTCCTAGGgttttgattttggttgtcatttgttgaaataaatataaaaatacagtgtgttcgTGTCCGTCTGTCCACTGACTGACCcataccaaagtccctttaagacaagtcatttcactcggtggccatctttgaaacgcctcccgggcatcctgggcatcatgcaatctctgtgaatggggaaacataaaattctccaaaactgtttgccaaccttacgattaaatttcatatttgaaatcgccaatgaaatctaacaacaactgtctcataaatttagtttctaaacgctcgaatcatgacaaaaaaactgtatttttcaggctggatcaagctaatgcgcatgcgcgcgtctgactgtttctatagaaaccggtgattctaacggccgctgaagtgacgcgctgactttaccagtcggcgattggctcttatttagaaggcgggacttatttcgccatattgcgcgtttcactttctcccattcaaaacaatacgagtgacacgtcttgtgttattctatagtctttgcccATAATCTCTGATTCTCTGGGATCGTGGAAAGGAATATTCACAATGACAACAGTTGTAGGCCTACTCAATATGCTCGTTTAAGCATCATTTAAACGCTTCCAGCAAATAAATGAATCGACTTCTCTCAGCTTGTTGAGCACATATATCATTATGTAATCAttcatatgatggctgaagcagcagcgagcGTCCAGCGTGCGACACGGTAAACAGATGAACATTGTAAACGAAATTCTAAAAAACttaagtgaaaaaaataaaagtaaataaaattatcatgctataaaatagcttctgttccctgcaaacgatcccattaaaaatatgaaatgttccacttaatggcagaaacgaaacaaaaggtaagcaagTATCTGTATTCATTTCAGTGCAAGTAATAGAGGGCGATCCTGTTAAAATGTCGGCGCCGCCCCGGCATGCAACGCGGCATGACGTCAGTTCGTATTCTCCAGAGCCGTTGAAAAAGAGTGCCGCAACTCTCATATTTATCTGGTATTCTCTATACTGAGCCAGCCTATGGAGCCAGCATTTGGACGtaaacctggaagcgctggatgtaaacaacgcacgagaatgacacagaagagaagatactgttgaataaagtgggttttttttttggtttttgcacacaaaaagtattctcgtttcTTCATGAcattaaggctgaaccactgcagtcacatgactgttttaatgatgtctttagtacctttctgtaTGAgtgtctttcttctgctgaacacaaaaggagatattatGAAATATGTTGACTGAGTCTGAGAGTGAAAGAGTCGATGCAAACAACAGATGGCAGCAATGCTTTACTAAAGTTTCAGATCCAgtgtgaagaagaagaagaagaaaaagaagaggaaaaggaaaagaaagCAGAAAGAAGAAGCAGAATCATGCGCCGCCCTCAGGATTTGGTCAGTCGGATGGGTGTGGCTCAGTATTAACAGAGAAATCAGATTTAGTTGGAATCTACAACAATATGAAGAACTATTCAAAAATCTCcgtgtttttattaataatctGTGGTAAGTGTGTGATTTCTGTTGACTTTGAGCACTTAGCATTAGCTGTACTtcattagcatatcatgaaattGTTCAAGTTCTCCACTTTTGCAATTGCTGTTTTGTTTACTTAAAGTTTTTTAAAGACACAGACTTTTTAAGCACATGTAACAGCACATTCAGTACAAACACCTTCATTCAAAGCAGCATTTTAAAATCTGACAGACAGTCGGAGCAGTTGTTCACTTGTTCACTCATTCTGTAACTGCTGTATAGAGCATGTCAGTTTAGTGACTATATCAGCAAGAGTCAACAACAACTGGAGAAACATCATATTCACACATGGAAATATGATCCTAAAATAAGTATTTCAAtgttttagaaaacaaaataaaaacactgaaccatGTTTCTCTGTCaaaatatctataatgtgtttgtCTGTTAGCTCTTTTGTCTTGATTCTTGATGTGAGTTTAATCTCTGAttgatgtttgtgtttgttctgcagtGTTTGGAGCTGATGGAGGTgaagtgtcagtgatggagggagattctgttACTCTAGACACTGATTTTAGAGAGCGATTTGATCTAATAAAGTGGAAGTTTGGAGATTCATACTCAATCATTGCTGAATCTAATGGATATAAGATCTCATATCctgatgagagattcagagacagactgaagctgaatcatcagactggatctctgaccatcaacAACATGAGAATCACAGACTCTGGAGATTATGAACTAAAGATCAAACAGTGGGACTTATTAAAGATATTCAGTGTTACTGTCCATGGTAAGAATACTTTTTCATTTGATAAATGTagatattttcatttgttttgttttaggaaTTAAACCAGATTCAATGTTCAACAAGcaaatattcattatttatggAGCCTTTCCTCATTTTTCAGAAGTAGTTTGGTAAACTTCTATAGTGGTGAATGGATAATATATTGCGTTCCCATTTGCTCCAATAGCAAAAGAACAAAATCTTGAGCTTCTGTGAAAGTTTTGATGACTTTCCAAAGAGGAAAAACACATTGAGAGCTTGATTATAAAGACTTTCTGTCACTCCATTTGAatctagggctgggtaaaaaatatagatttctcgattttaatggattctcatttttacgaactgATATTgtttcttaaatcccaagaattgattattctgttttcagttgatgaatgagcagaatatgtagctcctcccatccaataaatcacaataatttttcttacttttgatatgaagcaaagtctcagatttcaaatgacgtccatcttattaaaaataaataccatttcggcgctgtttaatgtggcgtgacagatcactttagcacctcagttaaagagaagcatgtgatcatcctctcctccgctttaataccagttacagcgaaataaacatgaatgaacatctgaaggtgtgttaaaatatacagtacaacttactgaaatattactgaaaacatgaacattGGTAGATTAGATTTACAATGTTAATAATCATGATCACAGTCTGTTAAAAGCCTCCAACAGTTTTAGTTTCTCAATATCACAGTCCTGCTGTTCTCAAAATCATCTCAGCTGTGATTGGGCCGCAGGTGATCACATGACTGATATTCAGAGATTAATCTGTGTATAAATTCACACATCAAACAGGTCCAGATGATGATCGCTTGATTTCAGGCTCGTGTTCAGCTGTAGATCTATAACACATgaaaataaacacataaattaagagaaaaatgaGCCAAAGAGAAacagatgcttttattttaGTGAGTGAATCAAttctgttctgttgtttatcATCCAAAATTAGTGATATAGagtgaaattaaacaaaaacaatcagTTTCACTCATTTAAATATTTCCTATTTGAAAATATCTTTGTGTAAAACTGTATgttaaatgaataattgtgaatattcagcaatattattgatctgattgttttctccagagctgctttatagatgaaattaatgaaattaataattgatgatctttacacagttattgaaccgAACTAAGAATTCAGAATTCATCACAGTAAAGCtgcttttaatcatttatattgtataaatcactataaaaataaattgatttgACTAACATAAGATCATATCAGATCTCATATTACTTTGACTGTTCTGTATGTGAGTTTATCAGACGAGATTATGATCACAGTAATATCTGTACAGTAACATCAGCAGCAGTGTTTATGAGTTTAATCTCTGAttgatgtttgtgtttgttctgcagtGTTTGGTGATGAGGAAGATGGAGTGAAGAGAgagtcagtgatggagggagattctgttACTCCAGGCCCTCGTTTAAGAGAGAAATTTAATCGTATAAAGTGGAGGTTTGGAGTTTCAGGCTCAATCATTGCTGAAATTGATAGTAATGAGATCTCATATCCCCTCAATGAcactgagagattcagagacagactgaagatgaatcatcagactggatctctgatcATCAAGAACATGAGAGTCACAGACTCTGGAGTTTATGAAATAGAGATCGATCAAGACTCTTGGGAGCCATATGAGAAACATGATGTTTTCATCTGTAGTGAGGACACTTTTTTACTTTTCAgaataaatagttttaaatgtgtttttgttttataaattaaacTGAATTAAACAGTTTTAAAGTGCAGCAAATACAGTTATAATGTGTTCATCAGTCTTACAGTGTTGTAGTTTCTCAATATCACAGTCATGCTGTTGTTCTGTATATAATCACAACTGTGATTGGGCCGCAGGTGATCACATGACTGATATTCAGAACAACTGAATTTTATACCACAGTACTATAAAAATGAACAGTGATTGACTTACATTTGATTTCACACACATTATGAGCAGATATTTTTAGTTTCATGCCACCAGTAGTTATAACTCCAAAACAAGTCAAAGCAGGATCAGTCGTTCTGTAGAATAAGGAAATGAAATTGAACATAGACAGGTTTATGATAAACGTTCCTGTGCTGTTATATGAAATAAGATCCTCGTGGCCAATCAGAGTAGTGACCAGACTTTATGATAGATATTCATTgatactgtaagtattttaaagtAATGATTGTTTATCAGATGTCTGTGAAAACTAATGACTGTCTTTATCATTACAGGATTGTATCCATATCCAGAACTGTCTCCAGGTGAAGTAGCAGCAATAGCTGTTGTCATTCTGCTGGTGTTAGCTGGTGTTATCTATTGCTGTAAGATCTGTATACGACGAAGGCAAAACCGTGAGTATTACAGCTGATACAGCAAGAGAAAAATAATGAGCTAAAAAATGAAGATTGTACAAGcactaaacatttattttcaaaagcAAGTGAATGTGATCAACAGGCACTCCATGTGTCGCATGCATCATCAAATAACTCAATTTTTACAGCCCAAGCAACAGCTTGAAAACT includes the following:
- the LOC125265829 gene encoding uncharacterized protein LOC125265829, which gives rise to MKNYSKISVFLLIICVFGADGGEVSVMEGDSVTLDTDFRERFDLIKWKFGDSYSIIAESNGYKISYPDERFRDRLKLNHQTGSLTINNMRITDSGDYELKIKQWDLLKIFSVTVHVFGDEEDGVKRESVMEGDSVTPGPRLREKFNRIKWRFGVSGSIIAEIDSNEISYPLNDTERFRDRLKMNHQTGSLIIKNMRVTDSGVYEIEIDQDSWEPYEKHDVFICRLYPYPELSPGEVAAIAVVILLVLAGVIYCCKICIRRRQNRESVTDDEKQKTTDSGDYKLQIEPCSEGFTGKNANELETSEIPLLSKEDPERARVQPTT